The Ranitomeya variabilis isolate aRanVar5 chromosome 7, aRanVar5.hap1, whole genome shotgun sequence DNA window TATGTTGACTGGCCACATAGGGCAAAAACAGGACAGGATGGCAATGACGAGATAGTCCTTTGGCTTTTCTGGCTCAATGCCGCTGGCAGTGGCAGTAGACCCTTGTCGGCAGAGGCTTGGCCGGGGCGAGTTGGATGTGGCTTGAGCCAGCCGTCCTTCTGAACCAGTCAGGCTGGGGGCTCGAGGTCCTCCGTTGGCTGCCGGCTGGGCCTTCAAGTCATTGAGCGATGAAGCTTTGGATTGGATGGTCACTGATGGTTCCACTTCAGATCCAGCAGCCTCCTGAGCAGGCTCTGGTTCCTCTACCACCACCACAGTGGTAGAACATACTGGCTCCGAAGGCTCCGCCGGGGTAGTCTCCACCTCAGGTGGAGGCCCCGTATCTGCAGGAGGTGTTGCCATGGGTAAAGGAGCCAGTGGAGAAGGTTGAAAAGAAGGGATAAAAATGGGCCCAGAAGAGAGACGTCAAGAAGGAAAGCAAGAGCGGAATTCTAAAAGGTAGGAAGAGATAGAAGAGTCATATTCGGGGCAGGTGAGCATGCAGATGTTAGCTATTATCAGGGACATTGGGCACAAAAGCCAAGAAGACCACCTGATCCCTAACATACAATGCGCGGGGACCATTCTCTACATGCTATCATGTTATTTACCTTTATTATACCATGTACGCGTAATATAACTTCTACTGTTATCCAGGACTCCTCTCATTGCACCAAAGAAGCTCTCTGCAACGCCTATAACTCCTCCTACTCCTCATCATTACCACTTATCAGAGACGATTGTGATAACTCTTCCTTTTATTTTCGATCCCCTCCTACTATTCTTTATAAGTGCTCCCATTATAGAAGCTCTACATATCTCCACTTATTGATTCTCTTAACTCCTCCCACTAGACTTTATAACCCCTCCTATTCCTGATCACTCCTCCTACTAGTCTTTATAACCCCTCCTATTCCTGATCACTCCTCCTACTAGTCTTTATAACCCCTCCTATTTCTGATCACTCCTCCCACTAGTCTTTTTAACCCCTCCTATTTCTGATCACTCCTCCCACTAGTCTTTATAGCCCCTCCTATTTCTGATCATTCCTCCCACTAGTCTTTATAACCCCTCCTATTCCTGATCACTCCTCCTACTAGTCTTTATAACCCCTCCTATTCCTGATCACTCCTCCCACTAGTCTTTATAACCCCTCCTATTCCTGATCACTCCTCCCACTAGTCTTTATAACCCCTCCTATTTCTGATCACTCCTCCCACTAGTCTTTATAACCCCTCCTATTTCTGATCACTCCTCCCACTAGTCTTTATAACCCCTCTTAGTCCTGATTACTCCTCCCACTAGTCTTTATAACCCCTCCTATTTCTGATCACTCCTCCCACTAGTCTTTATAACCCCTCTTAGTCCTGATCACTCCTCCCACTAGTCTTTATAACCCCTCCTATTCCTGATTACTCCTCCCACAAGTCTTTATAACCCCTATTTCTGATCACTCCTCCCACTAGTCTTTATAACCCCTCCTATTTCTGATCACTCCTCCCACTAGTCTATAACTCCTCCTATTATTTCAGATTCTTCCTCTTTCTATACCTCTTCCAATTACAATAAGAATCTTCTGCATACTATTCTTATTATTGTTACATATCAAAAAAAATACCACCGTACCCGTGCTTTCcatagctcagcaccaccctacatctcctctctggtctcagtctaccaccctacccgtgccctccgctccgctaatgacctcaggttagcatcctcaataatcagaacctcccactcccgtctccaagactttacacgtgctgcgccgattctttggaatgcactacccaggttaatacgattaatccccaatccccacagttttaagcgtgcactaaaaactcatttattcagactggcctaccgcctcaacgcattaacctaactatccctgtgtggcccattcaaaaaaaactaACAACATAATCAGGTTActccatgttctcatacactttatgcagttaatagcctctgtgtctgtactgctacatacttaggctgataactggttcatgcagctttacatgaacacccgagccttacactatggctggtccaaataactaaagcaattgttacatccacctctcgtgtctccccttttcctcatagattgtaagcttgcgagcagcagggccctcattcctcctggtatctgttgtgaactgtgatttctgttatgctgtaatgtctattgtctgtataagtcccctctataagttgtaaagcgctgcggaatatgttggcgctatataaataaaattattattattactacacactGTGCACATACACAATACAGTACAAACCTGACATTCCCTATACATACTGGACACATACACACAATACAGTACTCACCTGACCgcctatacacactgtacacatacacagtactgtacacacctgacaccctctatacacagtgtacacatacacagtactgtacacacctgacaccctctatacacagtgtacacatacacagtactggacacacctgacaccctctatacacagtgtacacatacacagtactgtacacacctgacaccctctatacacagtgtacacatacacagtactgtacacacctgacaccctctatacacactggacacatacacagtactgtacacacctgacaccctctatacacactggacacatacacagtactgtacacacctgacaccctctatacacactggacacatacacagtactgtacacacctgacaccctctatacacactggacacatacacagtactgtacacacctgacaccctctatacacactggacacatacacagtactgtacacacctgacaccctctatacacagtgtacacatacacagtactggacacacctgacaccctctatacacagtgtacacatacacagtactgtacacacctgacaccctctatacacactgtacacatacacagtactgtacacacctgacaccctctatacacactggacacatacacagtactgtacacacctgacaccctctatacacactggacacatacacagtactgtacacacctgacaccctctatacacagtgtacacatacacagtactggacacacctgacaccctctatacacactgtacacatacacagtactgtacacacctgacaccctctatacacagtgtacacatacacagtactgtacacacctgacaccctctatacacactggacacatacacagtactgtacacacctgacaccctctatacacagtgtacacatacacagtactgtacacacctgacaccctctatacacagtgtacacatacacagtactgtacacacctgacaccctctatacacagtgtacacatacacagtactgtacacacctgacaccctctatacacactggacacatacacagtactgtacacacctgacaccctctatacacactggacacatacacagtactgtacacacctgacaccctctatacacagtgtacacatacacagtactgtacacacctgacaccctctatacacagtgtacacatacacagtactgtacacacctgacaccctctatacacactggacacatacacagtactgtacacacctgacaccctctatacacactggacacatacacagtactgtacacacctgacaccctctatacacagtgtacacatacacagtactggacacacctgacaccctctatacacagtgtacacatacacagtactgtacacacctgacaccctctatacacagtgtacacatacacagtactgtacacacctgacaccctctatacacagtgtacacatacacagtactgtacacacctgacaccctctatacacagtgtacacatacacagtactgtacacacctgacaccctctatacacactggacacatacacagtactgtacacacctgacaccctctatacacagtgtacacatacacagtactgtacacacctgacaccctctatacacagtgtacacatacacagtactgtacacacctgacaccctctatacacagtgtacacatacacagtactgtacacacctgacaccctctatacacactggacacatacacagtactgtacacacctgacaccctctatacacagtgtacacatacacagtactgtacacacctgacaccctctatacacagtgtacacatacacagtactgtacacacctgacaccctctatacacagtgtacacatacacagtactgtacacacctgacaccctctatacacagtgtacacatacacagtactgtacacacctgacaccctctatacacactggacacatacacagtactgtacacacctgacaccctctatacacagtgtacacatacacagtactgtacacacctgacaccctctatacacagtgtacacatacacagtactgtacacacctgacaccctctatacacagtgtacacatacacagtactgtacacacctgacaccctctatacacactgtacacatacacagtactgtacacacctgacaccctctatacacactggacacatacacagtactgtacacacctgacaccctctatacacactggacacatacacagtactgtacacacctgacaccctctatacacactggacacatacacagtactgtacacacctgacaccctctatacacactggacacatacacagtactgtacacacctgacaccctctatacacactggacacatacacagtactgtacacatctgacaccctctatacacagtgtacacatacacagtactgtacacacctgacaccctctatacacagtgtacacatacacagtactgtacacacctgacaccctctatacacactggacacctgacaccctctatacacactggacacatacacagtactgtacacacctgacaccctctatacacactgtacacatacacagtactgtacacacctgacaccctctatacacagtgtacacatacacagtactgtacgcacctgacaccctctatacacactggacacatacacagtactgtacacacctgacaccctctatacacactgtacacatacacagtactgtacacacctgacaccctctatacacagtgtacacatacacagtactggacacacctgacaccctctatacacagtgtacacatacacagtactgtacacacctgacaccctctatacacagtgtacacatacacagtactggacacacctgacaccctctatacacactggacacatacacagtactgtacacacctgacaccctctatacacactggacacatacacagtactgtacacacctgacaccctctatacacactggacacctgacaccctctatacacactggacacatacacagtactgtacacacctgacaccctctatacacactgtacacatacacagtactgtacacacctgacaccctctatacacactggacacatacacagtactgtacacacctgacaccctctatacacactggacacatacacagtactgtacacacctgacaccctctatacacactggacacatacacagtactgtacacacctgacaccctctatacacactgtacacatacacagtactgtacacacctgacaccctctatacacagtgtacacatacacagtactggacacacctgacaccctctatacacagtgtacacatacacagtactgtacacacctgacaccctctatacacagtgtacacatacacagtactgtacacacctgacaccctctatacacactggacacatacacagtactgtacacacctgacaccctctatacacactggacacatacacagtactgtacacacctgacaccctctatacacactggacacatacacagtactgtacacacctgacaccctctatacacagtgtacacatacacagtactgtacacacctgacaccctctatacacagtgtacacatacacagtactgtacacacctgacaccctctatacacactggacacatacacagtactgtacgcacctgacaccctctatacacactggacacatacacagtactgtacacacctgacaccctctatacacagtgtacacatacacagtactgtacacacctgacaccctctatacacagtgtacacatacacagtactgtacacacctgacaccctctatacacagtgtacacatacacagtactgtacacacctgacaccctctatacacactgtacacatacacagtactgtacacacctgacaccctctatacacagtgtacacatacacagtactggacacacctgacaccctctatacacagtgtacacatacacagtactggacacacctgacaccctctatacacactggacacatacacagtactgtacacacctgacaccctctatacacactggacacatacacagtactgtacacacctgacaccctctatacacagtgtacacatacacagtactggacacacctgacaccctctatacacactggacacatacacagtactgtacacacctgacaccctctatacacactggacacatacacagtactgtacacacctgacaccctctatacacactggacacatacacagtactgtacacacctgacaccctctatacacactggacacatacacagtactgtacacacctgacaccctctatacacagtgtacacatacacagtactgtacacacctgacaccctctatacacagtgtacacatacacagtactgtacacacctgacaccctctatacacactggacacatacacagtactgtacgcacctgacaccctctatacacactggacacatacacagtactgtacacacctgacaccctctatacacagtgtacacatacacagtactgtacacacctgacaccctctatacacagtgtacacatacacagtactgtacacacctgacaccctctatacacagtgtacacatacacagtactgtacacacctgacaccctctatacacagtgtacacatacacagtactgtacacatcaCACTAGAGCAACTACGAATAAGTAGTTGACACAATGAAGCTCACcagtaaataaatcatttaaaatttaacctttattagaAACACATAAAAGATCCATATAACCACTGAAATTTTTTACCACGAACAAAAACCCTGAATCAGAGGGGAACATccacagtactgtacacacctgacaccctctatacacactggacacatacacagtactgtacacacctgacaccctctatacacactggacacatacacagtactgtacacacctgacaccctctatatacactgtacacatacacagtactgtacacacctgacaccctctatacacacTGGACACTGACAACTGACACCGCCTATATACACTGGATACAACACAATACTGTATACACCTGACTCCCCTTTACATACTGTACACATACAAAATGCTATACACACCTGACACCCCCTATACACACAATATCATACTCACCTGACACCACCGTTACACACTGCATATACACAATACTGTACTCTTCTGGCATCCCCTATATATACCGGACACAAACACAATACAGTACACACCCGACACCCTCTATACACAATGTGCACATACAATACTGTACACATACACAATACAGTACACACCCGACACCCTCTATACACAATGTACACACACAATACAGTACACACCCGACACCCTTTATACACAtacaatactgtacacacacaacaCTGTACACACCTGACTCCTCTTACATACAATACACACCCGTCAGCACTATGCGCACACATACACCACGCTGATGCTGTTCCCACATGCAGCTGACACACAATCTACAGCAGACAGCCGCTGTGCTCCGCCACATGGTGAACCCGCACTGTCTCCTCTCTGCAGCTTCTGGACCTATTAGATGTGAATGTAGATGAGATGCAGGAAATTGGGAAGGGGAGGGGGGAGGTGGAGATGCAGAGCCAAGTCAGCGCTTCACCTGGACAAGGGATGAATGAGAAGTTAACTGTGTGTGTGCCGGCTGCCCTATGTTACACACACCCTCCATGTGTCAGGTGTGCGCTGCCTGTGTACATGTGTGCCCCTCCGTGCCTACGCAGCATGTGTTTGGGCTGTTGTATAGTGAGCACATCACTCCTCAGcctttcctcctcctccccccaggCTTCCCCATCCTAATAGCAGTACCAGTATATAATGAGACATTGATATATTGCCTCCTACCATCCCTGCACCCAAAAATCACATAACTGTGAGCGTGAAACATACAGCAGGGCTCACACCTGCACATGCCATGCACCCTGCCCGCATCCCTCCACCATCTGCAGCAGAGCCAGAAATGCCCAGCGATGCTGCTGCCCCTCCCGACACACCTAGATGGGAGCATCTCACCTCCTCTCTTTCCTTCTGTCCTCTCTCCAGCAGTCTCCTGGGGTTAGTTAGGGAAAATGGGGGGGACACAGGACACTAAACCTCACAGGTCAACCCTAGAGGGGTCCGATACCCACCCACCCCCCGACACAAAGCTAAGCAGCGTGTGTCTGGTTGTGAGGATACTGTGTCTGTGTCTCTCTCCCCCTCCCACTTTCTCTCCTTTCCCCCTCTTTCTGTCTCCCTCCCACTTTCACTCCATCTCGCTGTCTTGTAGTAGCTGTAAGGATGCTCAGACTCGCAGCACCTCCCTGGTGCTAACCCTAACACATCCCCTGCCCAGCACTGGCGCCCTTGTGCTAATCCTCACAGCCCCAATGCACCCCTGGGCTCCCTGCATCACTATGCTCTCTGCACCCCTGTGCTCCCTGCACCCCTATGCTGCATGCACCCCTGAGCTCCCTGCATCGATGAGCTCCCTGCACCCCTATGCTCCCGTCACCCCTGAGCTCACTGCACCACTGAGCTCCCTGCACCCCCCTGCTCCCTGAACCCTAGTGCTCTCTGCACCCGTGTTCCCTGCATCCCTATGCTCCCTGCACCCCTGTGCTCCCTGCACCCCTATGCTGCATGCACCCCTGGGCTCCCTGCATCCCTGAGCTCCCTACACCCCTGAGCTCTCTGAACCCTAGTGCTCTCTGCACCCCTGAGCTCACTGCAGCCTAATATTAGTAATAGGACTCGCAAGCGAGAGTACCCTTGACGCTGGGTTGAGAGCTTATCTATTttagccaaaatattaaccaatacctcatttaatgtatttatcatatgcattaatttttttttatcttttattgcactttttataattttttgcaggatgcagctagTCCCCTTTTTGTTGGCTGGGTGTACTGGGGCGCCTGTTCCTTTGGGGTGCATGTATATAGTGCTGGGCGGCCCCCCTGACAATATTAGGGGCGTCATTAATATGCTGTTAGCCGGACACTTTGCCCCGCACATCCCTGTGTGACTGGCATCCTACACAAGCCCTATCTGTGTGTAATTTTTCTACTATGCAGCCCCCACTCCATTATCTGGTAGGTGTGGGGTGAATGtttctatcagtagtttgcacctgtgctgcccctgcctttacCAGTGGgggctgctgcatcctgctagtgcatttgtcatcagacaggtttTGGGAAGGCTGGATCCTTatggtatggttttttttttttttttttatgttagccTAATACTCCCAGCATCCTAAAGCGCCCTGCACCTCTGTGCTCCCTGCACCCCTCTGCTCCCTGCACCCCTCTGCTCCCTGCACCTCTGTGCTCCCTGCACCCCTCTGCTCCCCTGCACCCCTCTGCTCCCCTGCACCTCTGTGCTCCCCTGCACCCGTGCTCCCTGCACCTCTGTGCTCCCTGCACCCCTGTGCTCCCTGCACCCCTGTGCTCCCTGCGCTCCCTGCACCTCTGTGCTCCCTACACCCCTCTGCTCCCTGCACCCCTCTGCTCCCTGCACCCCTCTGCTCCCTGTCTGGTCCCAGTTATACATCTACACACCCTTATTATGGCCATACAGGTCTGCATTGACCCTCTGCTGGCCAAACCATGCCCAATTCCTACTATGTGGCGGTGGTATCAGGTGTAGCTGTATAGGTATAATATCAGGAGTAATAACCCTGCAGCATGTGGCGGTGGTATCAGGGGTAGCTGTATGGTGTAATATCAGGAGTAATAACCCTGCAGTATGTGGCGGTGGTATCAGGTGTAGCTGTATGGGTGTAATATCAGGAGTAATAACCCTGCAGTATGTGGCGGTGGTATCAGGTGTAGCTGTATGGGTGTAATATCAGGAGTAATAACCCTGCAGTATGTGGCGGTGGTATCAGGTGTAGCTGTATGGGTGTAATATCAGGAGTAACAAAACTGCAGTTTGTGGCGGTGGTATCAGGTGTAGCTGTATGGGTGTAATATCAGGAGTAATAACCCTGCAGTATGTGGCGGTGGTATCAGGGTTAGCTGTATGGGTGTAATATCAGGAGTAATAACCCTGCAGTATGTGGCGGTGGTATCAGGTGTAGCTGTATGGGTGTACTATCAGGAGTAATAACCCTGCAGTATGTGGCGGTGGTATCAGGTGTAGCTGTATGGGTGTACTATCAGGAGTAATAACCCTGCAGTATGTGGCGGTGGTATCAGGTGTAGCTGTATGGGTGTACTATCAGGAGTAATAACCCTGCAGTATGTGGCGGTGGTATCAGGTGTAGCTGTATGGGTGTACTATCAGGAGTAATAACCCTGCAGTATGTGGCGGTGGTATCAGGTGTAGCTGTATGGGTGTAATATCAGGAGTAATAACCCTGCAGTATGTGGCGGTGGTATCAGGGTTAGCTGTATGGGTGTAATATCAGGAGTAATAACCCTGCAGTATGTGGCGGTGGTATCAGGTGTAGCTGTATGGGTGTACTATCAGGAGTAATAACAATGCAGTATGTGGCGGTGGTATCAGGTGTAGCTGTATGGGTGTAATATCAGGAGTAATAACCCTGCAGTATGTGGCGGTGGTATCAGGTGTAGCTGTATGGGTGTAATATCAGGAGTAATAACCCTGCAGTATGTGGCGGTGGTATCAGGGGTAGCTGTATGGGTGTAATATCAGGAGTAATAACCCTGCAGTATGTGGCGGTGGTATCAGGGGTAGCTGTATGGGTGTAATATCAGGAGTAATAACCCTGCAGTATGTGGCGGTGGTATCAGGGTTAGCTGTATGGGTGTAATATCAGGAGTAATAACCCTGCAGTATGTGGCGGTGGTATCAGGTGTAGCTGTATGGGTGTAATATCAGGAGTAATAACCCTGCAGTATGTGGCGGTGGTATCAGGGTTAGCTGTATGGGTGTAATATCAGGAGTAATAACCGTGCAGTATGTGGCGGTGGTATCAGGTGTAGCTGTATGGGTGTACTATCAGGAGTAATAACCCTGCAGTATGTGGCGGTGGTATCAGGTGTAGCTGTATGGGTGTAATATCAGGAGTAATAACCCTGCAGTATGTGGCGGTGGTATCAGGGTTAGCTGTATGGGTGTAATATCAGGAGTAATAACCCTGCAGTATGTGGCGGTGGTATCAGGGGTAGCTGTATGGGTGTAATATCAGGAGTAATAACCCTGCAGTATGTGGCGGTGGTATCAGGGTTAGCTGTATGGGTGTAATATCAGGAGTAATAACCCTGCAGTATGTGGCGGTGGTATCAGGTGTAGCTGTATGGGTGTAATATCAGGAGTAATAACCCTGCAGTATGTGGCGGTGGTATCAGGGTTAGCTGTATGGGTGTAATATCAGGAGTAATAACCCTGCAGTATGTGGCGGTGGTATCAGGTGTAGCTGTATGGGTGTAATATCAGGAGTAATAACCCTGCAGTATGTGGCGGTGGTATCAGGGTTAGCTGTATGGGTGTAATATCAGGAGTAATAACCCTGCAGTATGTGGCGGTGGTATCAGGGTTAGCTGTATGGGTGTAATATCAGGAGTAATAACCCTGCAGTATGTGGCGGTGGTATCAGGGGTAGCTGTATGGGTGTTATATCAGGAGTAATAACCCTGCAGTATGTGGCGGTGGTATCAGGGTTAGCTGTATGGGTGTAATATCAGGAGTAATAACCCTGCAGTATGTGGCGGTGGTATCAGGGTTAGCTGTATGGGTGTAATATCAGGAGTAATAACCCTGCAGTATGTGGCGGTGGTATAAGGTGTAGCTGTATGGGTGTACTATCAGGAGTAATAACCCTGCAGTATGTGGCGGTGGTATCAGGGGTAGCTGTATGGTGTAATATCAGGAGTAATAACCCTGCAGTATGTGGCGGTAGTATCAGGTGTAGCTGTATGGGTGTAATATCAGGAGTAATAACCCTGCAGTATGTGGCGGGGGTATCAGGGGTAGCTGTATGGGTGTAATATCAGGAGTAATAACCCTGCAGTATGTGGCGGTGGTATCAGGTGTAGCTGTATGGGTGTAATATCAGGAGTAATAACCCTGCAGTATGTGGCGGTGGTATCAGGTGTAGCTGTATGGTGTAATATCAGGAGTAATAACCCTGCAGTATGTGGCGGTGGTATCAGGTATAGCTGTATGGGTGTAATATCAGGAGTAATAACCCTGCAGTATGTGGCGGTGGTATCAGGGGTAGCTGTATGGGTGTAATATCAGGAGTAATAACCCTGCAGTATGTGGCGGTGGTATCAGGGTTAGCTGTATGGGTGTAATATCAGGAGTAATAACCCTGCAGTATGTGGCGGTGGTACCAGGTATAGCTGTATGGGTGTAATATCAGGAGTAATAACCCTGCGGTATGTGGCGGTGGTATCAGGTGTAGCTGTATGGGTGTAATATCAGGAGTAATAACCCTGCAGTATGTGGCGGTGGTATCAGGTATAGCTGTATGGTGTAATATCAGGAGTAATGACCCTGCAGTATGTGGCGGTGGTATCAGGGGTAGCTGTATGGGTGTAATATCAGGAGTAATAACCCTGCAGTATGTGGCGGTGGTATCAGGTGTAGCTGTATGGGTGTAATATCAGGAGTAATAACCCTGCAGTATGTGGCGGTGGTATCAGGTATAGCTGTATGGTGTAATATCAGGAGTAATGACCCTGCAGTATGTGGCGGTGGTATCAGGTGTAGCTGTATGGGTGTAATATCAGGAGTAATAACCCTGCAGTATGTGGCGGTGGTATCAGGTGTAGCTGTATGGGTGTAATATCAGGAGTAATAACCCTGCAGTATGTGGCGGTGGTATCAGGGTTAGCTGTATGGGTGTAATATCAGGAGTAATAACCCTGCAGTATGTGGCGGTGGTATCAGGTGTAGCTGTATGGGTGTAATATCAGGAGTAATAACCCTGCGGTATGTGGCGGTGGTATCAGGTGTAGCTGTATGGGTGTAATATCAGGAGTAATAACCCTGCAGTATGTGGCGGTGGTATCAGGTATAGCTGTATGGTGTAATATCAGGAGTAATGACCCTGCAGTATGTGGCGGTGGTATCAGGGGTAGCTGTATGGGTGTAATATCAGGAGTAATAACCCTGCAGTATGTGGCGGTGGTATCAGGTGTAGCTGTATGGGTGTAATATCAGGAGTAATAACCCTGCAGTATGTGGCGGTGGTATCAGGTATAGCTGTATGGTGTAATATCAGGAGTAATGACCCTGCAGTATGTGGC harbors:
- the PRRT2 gene encoding proline-rich transmembrane protein 2, translating into MATPPADTGPPPEVETTPAEPSEPVCSTTVVVVEEPEPAQEAAGSEVEPSVTIQSKASSLNDLKAQPAANGGPRAPSLTGSEGRLAQATSNSPRPSLCRQGSTATASGIEPEKPKDYLVIAILSCFCPMWPVNIVGFVYSIMSRNSLQQGDVDGALRLGRVAKLLSIVALVGGLLIITVSCVINFGIL